One region of Mycolicibacterium lutetiense genomic DNA includes:
- a CDS encoding cation:proton antiporter: MAGFGLDTLALVAVIGLAGPALAAVPRLRIPVVIGELIVGIVVGGSGFGIVDSTDPTFTLLANIGFALVMFVVGTHVPVRDTTLHAAIPKALARAVLVGAVAAVLGVVIAHGFGTGHAAVYAVVMASSSAALALPVVDGLGLQGPNVLSVTAQIAIADAASIVLLPLVIDIQRAPRAALGALVIAGCAGVLFLVLRAGYARGLRRRVHHYSAKHEFALELRFSLVFLFGLSAIALSTHVSIMLAGFALGLVVSAIGEPRRLARQLFGITDGFFGPLFFVWLGASLQVRELAAHPEFIALGVALGLGAVLAHSAGRLLGQPVTLAVFSAAQLGVPVAAATLGTEQHLLAPGEPAALMLGALITIATTSIAGVLAARVNQPAPDAHSG, translated from the coding sequence GTGGCGGGGTTCGGGTTAGACACGTTGGCGCTGGTCGCGGTCATCGGACTGGCCGGACCAGCGCTCGCCGCCGTACCTCGGTTGCGCATCCCGGTGGTGATCGGCGAACTGATCGTCGGGATTGTTGTCGGCGGTAGTGGATTCGGCATCGTCGACAGCACAGATCCCACCTTCACCCTGCTGGCCAACATCGGGTTCGCGTTGGTGATGTTCGTCGTCGGCACGCACGTGCCGGTGCGTGACACCACGTTGCACGCCGCGATTCCCAAGGCGTTGGCTCGGGCGGTTCTGGTGGGGGCGGTCGCTGCGGTGCTCGGCGTGGTGATCGCGCACGGGTTCGGGACCGGACACGCGGCGGTCTATGCCGTGGTGATGGCGTCGTCGTCGGCGGCCCTCGCCCTACCTGTGGTCGACGGCCTGGGTCTGCAAGGACCGAATGTGCTGTCGGTGACCGCGCAGATCGCTATCGCCGACGCGGCATCGATCGTGTTGCTGCCGTTGGTGATCGACATCCAGCGGGCGCCCCGTGCGGCTCTGGGAGCCCTGGTCATCGCCGGCTGCGCGGGCGTGCTGTTCCTGGTGCTGCGGGCCGGGTATGCCCGGGGTCTGCGGCGACGGGTGCACCACTACTCTGCGAAGCACGAGTTCGCGCTTGAGCTTCGGTTCAGCCTGGTCTTCCTGTTCGGACTGTCGGCGATCGCGTTGAGCACCCACGTCTCGATCATGTTGGCCGGTTTTGCGCTCGGCTTGGTGGTGTCGGCGATCGGTGAGCCCCGCCGGCTGGCCAGGCAACTGTTCGGCATCACCGACGGGTTCTTCGGCCCGTTGTTCTTCGTCTGGTTGGGTGCCTCGCTGCAGGTCCGGGAACTCGCCGCTCATCCAGAATTCATCGCGCTCGGTGTGGCTTTGGGTCTCGGTGCGGTACTCGCGCACAGCGCGGGCCGGTTGCTCGGCCAGCCGGTGACACTGGCGGTGTTCTCTGCGGCCCAGCTCGGTGTCCCGGTCGCGGCGGCCACGCTGGGAACCGAGCAGCACCTGCTGGCGCCGGGCGAGCCCGCGGCGCTGATGCTCGGCGCGCTGATCACCATTGCCACGACCTCGATCGCCGGGGTGCTCGCGGCGCGGGTCAACCAGCCTGCGCCCGATGCTCATTCGGGCTGA
- a CDS encoding AraC family transcriptional regulator: MDALVGLLDGVRARGAFVLRLRMDPPWSLAIRDEAPLALICQMRGDAVIVGERSGTLRLGPGDVALTRGTENYVFADDPATPPNIVINPGQQCTTLSGEDLHFEMSLGLRSWGNSATGAAESIVCAYEGRSEVSARLLDALPAVLVLRTDEWDTPLIDLLSAEAGRDGSGQEAYLDRLLDLLLIAVLRTWFDRDGNAPPWWQAEQDRIVGPALKLIYNNPAHPWTVSNLAAAVGCSRAVFARRFTDQVGEPPIAFLTGWRLALAADLLRGSEATIAAVARQVGYSTPFALSSAFKRSYGVSPNEHRAQAG; the protein is encoded by the coding sequence GTGGACGCCCTGGTCGGATTGCTCGACGGCGTACGCGCACGGGGCGCATTCGTGTTGCGGCTCCGCATGGACCCGCCGTGGTCGCTCGCCATCCGCGACGAAGCGCCGCTGGCCCTGATCTGCCAGATGCGCGGCGACGCCGTCATCGTCGGTGAGCGCAGTGGCACGTTGCGGCTGGGCCCGGGCGACGTGGCGCTGACCCGCGGCACCGAGAACTACGTCTTTGCCGACGATCCGGCTACGCCGCCCAACATCGTCATCAATCCCGGGCAGCAGTGCACCACGCTGTCGGGCGAGGATCTGCATTTCGAGATGTCGCTCGGGCTACGCAGCTGGGGCAACAGCGCCACCGGTGCCGCGGAGTCGATCGTCTGCGCCTACGAAGGCCGCAGCGAGGTCAGTGCCCGCCTACTCGATGCGCTTCCGGCCGTATTGGTGCTGCGCACCGACGAGTGGGACACCCCGCTGATCGATCTGCTGTCCGCCGAGGCCGGCCGCGACGGGTCCGGGCAGGAGGCCTATCTGGATCGGTTGCTCGACCTACTGCTGATCGCGGTCCTGCGTACCTGGTTCGACCGGGACGGCAACGCGCCGCCCTGGTGGCAGGCCGAACAGGATCGGATCGTCGGGCCTGCCCTCAAGCTGATCTACAACAACCCGGCACATCCGTGGACGGTGTCCAATCTCGCTGCGGCTGTGGGGTGTTCACGTGCGGTGTTCGCCCGCCGGTTCACCGATCAGGTCGGCGAACCGCCGATCGCGTTCCTCACCGGTTGGCGTCTGGCGTTGGCGGCGGACCTGTTGAGGGGCAGCGAGGCGACGATCGCTGCGGTCGCCCGACAGGTCGGCTACTCCACACCGTTCGCGTTGAGCAGCGCGTTCAAGCGCTCATACGGGGTCAGCCCGAATGAGCATCGGGCGCAGGCTGGTTGA
- a CDS encoding anthrone oxygenase family protein, whose translation MTISPVVVLVAVAAIGSAASGGIFYAFSTFVMRGLDRTGAVAAITATRGMNAEANTNAPFLLFLLGSALLSLIVGVVALTQIGRPGSWFLLAGAIFGVVGVLVTMLFNVPLNNHLDRVDLADAAAEWQAYLTTWTAWNHVRTASGFVGAALLLIGLAYR comes from the coding sequence ATGACCATCAGCCCCGTCGTCGTCCTCGTCGCAGTCGCCGCCATCGGCAGCGCCGCGAGCGGTGGAATCTTCTACGCTTTCTCGACCTTCGTGATGCGCGGCCTCGACCGCACCGGTGCGGTCGCCGCGATCACCGCCACGCGCGGCATGAACGCCGAGGCCAATACGAACGCGCCATTCCTGCTGTTCCTGCTCGGCTCGGCGCTGCTCTCGTTGATTGTCGGCGTCGTGGCGCTCACGCAAATCGGCCGGCCGGGCAGTTGGTTCCTGCTGGCCGGCGCGATCTTCGGGGTTGTCGGCGTCCTGGTCACGATGCTGTTCAACGTGCCGCTCAACAATCACCTCGACAGGGTCGACCTGGCCGACGCGGCCGCAGAATGGCAGGCCTACCTGACCACCTGGACCGCGTGGAACCACGTACGCACCGCATCCGGGTTCGTCGGTGCAGCGCTGCTGCTGATCGGGCTGGCTTACCGTTGA
- a CDS encoding IS30 family transposase: protein MRARRLCGLACAGPQFWDHIKQGMTPSEAGVAVGASETSGRRWFADAGGVRPRIRDESAPRTRPRLTIEERNEIQDGVARQEPIQQMARRLDRHPTTIMREIGRNGWCRGRYRARYRFGARWHGGPTTKPKYRADLAQSHAADRARRTKPGKLAINERLHDEVQNRLHDEHSPEQIAKRLRLDFPDEPEMWVSHETIYQAIYVQGKGNLRRELHTCLRTGRALRKPQRRADERRGRIPDMVNISERPPDVNDRALPGHWEGDLITGTENKTAIGTLVERTTRFTMLLHLPHDHGAVAVQEAIVAKMAALPAILRKTLTWDQGKEMANHVATAKAADIDIYFCDPHSPWQRGTNENTNGLLRQYFAKGTDLSVFPPDYLDYVAAKLNTRPRKTLGWKTPAEALDELLSNPPEPSAVATKP from the coding sequence ATGCGTGCACGTCGTCTGTGTGGGTTGGCCTGTGCCGGCCCTCAGTTCTGGGATCACATCAAACAGGGAATGACCCCCAGTGAGGCCGGGGTGGCCGTCGGCGCGTCGGAAACCAGCGGTAGGCGTTGGTTTGCTGATGCTGGTGGAGTGAGACCTAGGATTCGCGACGAGTCGGCTCCGCGCACGCGGCCCCGGCTCACCATTGAAGAGCGCAACGAGATCCAAGACGGCGTGGCCAGGCAAGAGCCGATCCAGCAGATGGCGCGACGGTTGGATCGCCATCCGACAACGATCATGCGGGAAATCGGTCGGAATGGGTGGTGCCGTGGTCGATACCGGGCACGGTATCGGTTCGGTGCCCGGTGGCACGGCGGGCCGACAACCAAACCGAAGTATCGGGCCGATCTGGCTCAGTCGCATGCCGCTGACCGGGCTCGCCGGACCAAGCCAGGCAAGCTGGCGATCAATGAACGGTTGCACGATGAGGTGCAGAATCGGTTGCACGATGAGCACAGCCCCGAGCAGATCGCCAAACGCCTGAGGCTGGATTTCCCCGACGAGCCGGAGATGTGGGTGTCCCACGAAACCATCTATCAGGCCATCTACGTGCAGGGCAAAGGCAACCTACGCCGCGAACTGCATACCTGCCTGCGCACTGGGCGTGCCCTACGCAAGCCCCAACGGCGCGCCGATGAGCGGCGGGGTCGGATTCCCGACATGGTCAACATCAGCGAGCGCCCACCCGACGTCAACGACCGCGCCCTGCCCGGGCACTGGGAGGGCGACCTGATCACCGGTACCGAGAACAAGACTGCAATCGGAACCCTTGTGGAGCGCACGACCCGCTTCACGATGCTCTTGCACCTGCCCCACGACCACGGCGCGGTCGCAGTACAGGAGGCGATCGTGGCGAAAATGGCGGCGCTGCCGGCGATCCTGCGTAAAACGCTGACCTGGGATCAGGGCAAGGAGATGGCCAACCACGTAGCCACCGCCAAGGCCGCCGACATCGACATCTACTTCTGCGATCCGCATTCACCCTGGCAGCGCGGGACCAACGAAAACACCAACGGGTTGTTACGCCAATACTTTGCTAAGGGCACCGACCTGTCGGTGTTCCCACCGGACTACCTCGACTACGTCGCAGCCAAACTCAATACCCGCCCACGCAAAACACTGGGCTGGAAAACTCCGGCCGAGGCCCTCGACGAACTACTCTCGAACCCGCCCGAACCATCAGCTGTTGCAACCAAACCTTGA
- the lfrA gene encoding efflux MFS transporter LfrA produces MSPRLAASPTVTAPIRAWVALAVLMLPVLLIAIDNTVLAFALPAIAEDFRPSASTQLWIVDVYSLVLAALLVAMGGLGDRFGRRRLLLIGATGFAIVSVAAAFAPSAAYLVAARAALGVFGAMLMPSTLSLIRNIFTEASSRRLAIAIWASCFTAGSTLGPIVGGALLQHFHWGSVFLVAVPILLPLLVLGPRLVPESRDPNPGPLDLVSVVLSFTAMLPFVWAIKTAAHDGLSGFVGLALVVGIASAALFVRRQKRSATPMLDMGLFSYAPFSASILANFLSIVGLIGFIFFISQHLQLVLGLSPLAAGLVTLPGAVVSMIAGISVVQLAKRFAPQTLMITGLIFVALGFLMILAFRHDLSVVAVIVSFIVLELGVGISQTVSNDTIVASVPAAKAGAASAVSETAYELGAVVGTATLGTIFTAFYRNNIQVPAGLTPAQATDAGESIGGATSVAADLPAKIGDQLLESARIAFDSGIAPTAIIAAVLALAAAGIVAAAFKRS; encoded by the coding sequence ATGTCCCCCCGTCTCGCCGCTTCGCCGACGGTCACCGCCCCCATCCGCGCCTGGGTGGCGCTGGCGGTGCTGATGCTGCCGGTGTTGCTGATCGCCATCGACAACACCGTGCTGGCGTTCGCACTGCCCGCGATCGCCGAAGATTTCCGGCCCTCCGCATCCACCCAGCTGTGGATCGTCGACGTCTACTCCCTGGTGCTGGCTGCACTGCTGGTCGCCATGGGCGGGCTCGGTGACCGGTTCGGCCGGCGCCGCCTGCTACTCATCGGCGCCACCGGCTTCGCGATCGTCTCGGTCGCAGCGGCATTTGCGCCTAGCGCGGCCTACCTGGTTGCCGCACGCGCGGCCCTCGGCGTGTTCGGTGCGATGCTGATGCCGTCGACGCTGTCGCTGATCCGCAACATCTTCACCGAGGCCTCGTCGCGCCGGCTCGCGATCGCCATCTGGGCGTCGTGCTTCACAGCGGGCTCGACGCTGGGCCCGATCGTCGGCGGCGCACTGCTACAGCACTTCCATTGGGGCTCGGTGTTCCTCGTGGCGGTGCCGATCCTGCTGCCACTGCTGGTGCTCGGCCCCCGCCTGGTGCCCGAATCGCGTGACCCGAACCCGGGCCCCCTGGATCTGGTCAGCGTGGTGTTGTCGTTCACGGCGATGCTGCCGTTCGTGTGGGCGATCAAGACCGCCGCCCACGACGGGTTGTCGGGTTTCGTCGGGCTGGCCCTGGTCGTCGGTATCGCGTCGGCAGCGCTGTTCGTGCGCCGCCAGAAGCGCAGTGCCACACCGATGCTCGACATGGGGTTGTTCTCCTACGCACCGTTCAGCGCGTCGATCCTGGCGAACTTCCTGTCCATCGTGGGGTTGATCGGGTTCATCTTCTTCATCTCGCAGCACCTGCAGCTGGTGCTGGGCCTGTCCCCGCTGGCGGCCGGTCTGGTGACGCTCCCGGGCGCGGTGGTGTCGATGATCGCCGGAATAAGCGTGGTCCAGCTTGCGAAACGCTTCGCCCCGCAGACGTTGATGATCACCGGGTTGATCTTCGTCGCACTCGGCTTCCTGATGATCCTGGCATTCCGCCACGATCTGTCGGTGGTCGCGGTGATCGTGTCGTTCATCGTGCTCGAGCTCGGCGTCGGTATCTCCCAGACCGTGTCGAACGACACCATCGTGGCCTCGGTGCCGGCCGCCAAAGCCGGTGCCGCATCGGCAGTCTCGGAGACCGCCTACGAGCTGGGTGCGGTGGTGGGCACCGCGACGCTGGGCACCATCTTCACGGCGTTCTACCGCAACAACATCCAGGTGCCGGCCGGGCTGACCCCGGCGCAGGCCACCGACGCCGGTGAAAGTATCGGCGGTGCCACCTCGGTGGCCGCCGATCTGCCCGCCAAGATCGGGGACCAGCTACTCGAATCGGCCCGCATCGCCTTCGATTCCGGTATCGCGCCGACGGCGATCATCGCGGCAGTGCTCGCGCTGGCCGCGGCCGGGATCGTGGCGGCCGCGTTCAAACGGAGTTGA
- a CDS encoding TetR/AcrR family transcriptional regulator, whose amino-acid sequence MTSSVSTHSGPRERTRKAILDAAMTVLADNPSASLSDIAAAADVGRSTVHRYYPERTDLLRALALHVHELSNAAIDRADPTHGPADAALRRVVESQLDLGPIVLFVYREPTILADRELATHLDTGDEAIVEVLTRASVERPEYPPGWARRVFWALLDAGYEAARQDGTPRHQIVDAIMTSLTAGTIQIPRG is encoded by the coding sequence ATGACCAGTTCGGTATCGACGCACAGCGGGCCGCGTGAGCGCACCCGCAAGGCGATTCTCGATGCCGCCATGACGGTCCTGGCGGACAATCCGTCCGCCTCGCTCAGCGATATCGCGGCTGCCGCCGACGTCGGCCGCAGCACCGTGCACCGGTACTACCCGGAGCGCACCGATCTGTTGCGGGCGCTCGCCCTTCACGTCCACGAACTCAGCAACGCGGCCATCGACCGCGCCGACCCGACGCACGGGCCGGCCGACGCGGCATTGCGACGCGTCGTGGAAAGCCAACTCGACCTGGGCCCGATCGTGCTGTTCGTCTACCGCGAGCCGACGATCCTGGCCGATCGCGAGCTGGCAACCCACCTGGATACCGGCGACGAGGCGATCGTCGAAGTGCTCACCCGAGCCTCGGTCGAGCGGCCCGAATACCCCCCAGGGTGGGCCCGACGCGTGTTCTGGGCCCTCCTCGACGCCGGCTACGAAGCCGCCAGGCAGGACGGCACACCGCGCCACCAAATCGTCGACGCCATCATGACCAGCCTGACCGCGGGCACCATTCAGATCCCGCGCGGCTGA
- a CDS encoding RDD family protein, whose amino-acid sequence MVWQPAPVVTGDAVVLDVAIAQLPVRTLAVLIDIVVIAIGYVVGLVLWSLTLSQLDDALSAAILIIFTVLTLVGYPVVMETATRGRSLGKMALGLRVVAEDGGPERFRQALFRGLAGFVEIWMLTGGPAVISSLVSAKGKRLGDIFAGTVVISERGPRLNPPPVMPPALAWWAGSLELSGLRPEQVELARQFLSRSAQLDPPVRQEMGHRIFGEVASRISPPPPPGAPVEYVLAAVLAERHRRAMARLMPQAPVAAYPAPYPSAPLPPPTSGFTPPS is encoded by the coding sequence ATGGTTTGGCAGCCCGCGCCGGTGGTGACCGGGGACGCCGTCGTCCTCGACGTGGCGATCGCCCAGTTGCCGGTACGCACGTTGGCCGTATTGATCGACATCGTGGTGATCGCGATCGGGTACGTGGTCGGTTTGGTCTTGTGGTCGCTGACGCTGAGTCAGCTCGATGATGCGCTGTCGGCCGCGATACTCATCATCTTCACGGTGCTGACCCTGGTGGGTTATCCGGTGGTGATGGAGACCGCGACCCGCGGCCGGTCGTTGGGCAAGATGGCGTTGGGGCTGCGGGTGGTGGCCGAGGACGGCGGTCCGGAACGTTTCCGCCAGGCCCTGTTCCGTGGACTGGCCGGGTTCGTCGAAATCTGGATGCTGACCGGCGGGCCCGCGGTGATCAGCAGCCTGGTGTCGGCCAAGGGTAAACGGCTCGGCGACATCTTCGCCGGAACCGTGGTGATCAGTGAGCGCGGACCCAGGCTGAACCCCCCACCGGTCATGCCGCCGGCGCTGGCCTGGTGGGCCGGCTCGCTGGAACTGTCGGGCCTTCGACCCGAGCAGGTCGAACTCGCCCGGCAGTTCCTGTCCCGCTCGGCCCAACTCGATCCGCCCGTACGCCAGGAGATGGGGCATCGGATCTTCGGCGAGGTGGCCTCGCGCATCTCCCCCCCGCCGCCGCCAGGCGCGCCGGTCGAGTACGTGCTGGCCGCGGTGCTGGCCGAACGGCACCGACGTGCGATGGCCCGGTTGATGCCGCAGGCTCCCGTTGCGGCGTACCCGGCTCCCTATCCCAGCGCTCCCCTACCGCCTCCGACCAGCGGGTTCACCCCACCCAGCTAG
- a CDS encoding stage II sporulation protein M, whose translation MDVDAFVVAHRPTWDRLEQLVKRRRRLTGAEVDELVDLYQRVSTHLSMVRSASQDSVLVGRLSSLVARARAAVTGAHAPLWREFVRFWTVSFPVVAYRSWRWWLGSAAAFFIVTVALALWVAGNPDVHAAIGTPSEIEELVHHDFESYYSEHPAGSFALQVWVNNSWVAAQCIAFAILLGLPIPYVLFQNAANLGVIAGLMFSAGKGDLFLGLITPHGLLEMTAVFLAAAVGMRLGWTVIAPGDRPRAQVLAEQGRAVVAAAIGLAVVLLLSGLIEALVTPSPLPTWMRIGIGIAAELAFLGYVFHFGRKAVRAGESGDLEDAPDVVPTG comes from the coding sequence GTGGATGTCGATGCGTTCGTCGTGGCCCATCGCCCCACCTGGGACCGGTTGGAACAGTTGGTAAAACGACGCCGCCGGTTGACCGGAGCCGAGGTAGACGAGCTCGTCGACCTCTATCAGCGGGTCTCCACCCACCTGTCGATGGTGCGATCTGCCTCGCAGGATTCGGTTCTGGTGGGGCGGCTGTCGAGCCTGGTGGCCCGGGCACGTGCCGCGGTGACCGGTGCGCACGCCCCGCTCTGGCGTGAATTCGTCCGGTTCTGGACCGTGTCCTTCCCGGTGGTGGCCTACCGGTCCTGGCGTTGGTGGTTGGGATCGGCAGCGGCGTTCTTCATCGTGACCGTGGCACTGGCGCTGTGGGTGGCGGGCAATCCGGATGTGCACGCAGCCATCGGAACCCCGAGCGAGATAGAGGAATTGGTCCACCACGATTTCGAGTCGTACTACAGCGAGCATCCGGCCGGTTCGTTCGCCTTGCAGGTGTGGGTGAACAACTCCTGGGTGGCCGCGCAGTGCATCGCCTTCGCGATCCTGCTCGGCCTGCCCATCCCGTACGTGTTGTTCCAGAACGCGGCGAACCTCGGTGTGATCGCCGGGTTGATGTTCAGTGCGGGCAAGGGGGATCTGTTCCTCGGCCTGATCACCCCCCACGGACTGCTGGAGATGACGGCGGTGTTCCTGGCCGCCGCGGTGGGGATGCGGTTGGGCTGGACGGTGATCGCACCCGGTGACCGGCCCCGAGCACAGGTGCTGGCCGAACAGGGCCGGGCGGTGGTCGCCGCGGCGATCGGACTGGCCGTGGTGCTCCTGCTGTCCGGCCTGATCGAGGCCCTGGTCACCCCGTCGCCGCTGCCCACCTGGATGCGGATCGGCATCGGCATCGCCGCCGAACTCGCCTTTCTCGGTTACGTATTCCACTTCGGACGCAAGGCCGTCCGGGCGGGGGAGAGCGGCGACCTCGAAGACGCCCCCGACGTGGTGCCGACGGGTTAG
- a CDS encoding DUF58 domain-containing protein, translating to MVLTGRAGLVALVCVLPIALAPWPATAFLVLAALLAAAVAADVALAGRIGGLAIVRGGESTARLGQTIDAVLTVTNTGRRAVRGAIRDAWPPSASAQPRAHQVNIDAGQQVSLATRLHPVRRGDQRCELVTVRSIGPLGLAGRQRSQRLPGQVRVLPPFLSRKHLPSRLARLRQLDGAIPVLIRGQGTEFDSLREYVVGDDVRSIDWRATARRADVVVRTWRPERDRRVVIVLDTGRTSAGRVGVDPTALDPGGWPRLDWSMDAALLLAALAARAGDHVDFLAIDRVTRAGVWGASRTELLAALVSAMAPLQPALVESDATAMVSAVSRRVRGRALVVLLTDLNASALDEGLMTVLPLLSARHQVLLAAVSDPRVDQLAAGRSDAAAVYDAAAAERARNDRRAIASRLRGHGVDVVDARPEDLAPALADRYLAMKAAGKL from the coding sequence ATGGTTCTCACCGGCCGCGCGGGTCTGGTGGCACTGGTATGTGTGCTGCCGATCGCGTTGGCCCCATGGCCGGCAACGGCCTTCCTCGTACTCGCGGCTCTGTTGGCCGCGGCTGTGGCGGCCGATGTCGCCCTCGCCGGCCGGATCGGCGGGTTGGCGATCGTCCGCGGCGGTGAGTCCACCGCCCGCCTGGGCCAGACCATCGACGCGGTGCTCACCGTGACCAATACCGGACGACGGGCGGTGCGCGGCGCGATCCGCGATGCCTGGCCACCCAGCGCGTCGGCGCAACCGCGGGCACACCAGGTCAACATCGATGCCGGACAACAGGTTTCCCTGGCCACCCGACTGCACCCGGTGCGCCGCGGCGACCAGCGGTGCGAGCTGGTCACGGTGCGCTCGATCGGCCCGCTGGGCCTGGCCGGCCGGCAACGCTCACAGCGGCTGCCCGGCCAGGTACGGGTCCTGCCGCCGTTCCTTTCCCGTAAGCACCTGCCGTCCCGGCTGGCCAGGCTGCGGCAGTTGGATGGTGCGATCCCGGTGCTGATCCGCGGCCAGGGAACTGAATTCGACTCGCTGCGTGAGTATGTGGTCGGCGACGACGTGCGCTCGATCGATTGGCGTGCCACTGCCCGGCGCGCCGACGTGGTGGTGCGCACGTGGCGTCCGGAACGCGACCGGCGGGTGGTGATCGTCCTCGACACCGGGCGCACCTCGGCCGGCCGAGTCGGCGTGGACCCGACCGCACTCGATCCGGGCGGGTGGCCGCGACTGGACTGGTCGATGGACGCGGCGCTGCTGTTGGCAGCGCTGGCTGCCCGCGCCGGGGATCATGTCGACTTCCTGGCCATCGACCGGGTGACCCGCGCCGGGGTGTGGGGCGCCTCGCGCACCGAACTGTTGGCCGCGCTCGTCTCGGCGATGGCACCGTTGCAGCCGGCACTGGTGGAATCCGATGCGACCGCGATGGTTTCGGCTGTGTCACGCCGGGTGCGGGGCCGGGCTTTGGTGGTACTGCTGACCGACCTGAACGCCTCGGCGCTCGACGAGGGGCTGATGACGGTGCTGCCGCTGCTGTCGGCGCGCCATCAGGTCCTACTGGCCGCGGTGTCCGATCCGCGGGTGGACCAGTTGGCGGCCGGTCGTTCCGATGCCGCTGCGGTGTACGACGCGGCGGCGGCCGAGCGGGCCCGCAATGACCGCCGGGCCATCGCGTCTCGACTGCGGGGCCACGGCGTCGACGTCGTGGATGCCCGGCCCGAGGATCTGGCGCCGGCCCTGGCCGACCGCTACCTGGCGATGAAGGCCGCGGGCAAGCTCTAA
- a CDS encoding AAA family ATPase, which yields MTQPNPESDSAREALLALRNEIAKVVVGQDAVISGLMVALLCRGHVLLEGVPGVAKTLLVRTVAAALQLEFKRVQFTPDLMPGDVTGSLVYDARTAEFEFRAGPVFTNLLLADEINRTPPKTQAALLEAMEERQVSVDGTPRPLPDPFIVAATQNPIEYEGTYQLPEAQLDRFLLKLTVPLPPRDQEIAILSRHAQGFDPGDLSAVRPVAGAAELAAGRDAVRRVLAGDEVLGYIVDIVGATRHSPSLQLGVSPRGATALLATSRSWAWLSGRNYVTPDDVKAMARSTLRHRVALRPEAELEGATPDGVLDGILAAVPVPR from the coding sequence GTGACTCAGCCCAACCCCGAATCGGATTCGGCCCGTGAAGCCCTGCTGGCCCTGCGCAATGAGATCGCCAAGGTGGTGGTCGGTCAGGATGCGGTGATCAGCGGCCTGATGGTCGCGCTGCTGTGCCGTGGGCACGTGCTGCTGGAGGGTGTGCCCGGGGTGGCCAAGACGCTGCTGGTGCGCACTGTGGCGGCGGCCCTGCAGTTGGAGTTCAAGCGCGTGCAGTTCACGCCGGACCTGATGCCCGGCGATGTCACCGGTTCCCTGGTGTACGACGCGCGCACCGCCGAGTTCGAGTTCCGCGCCGGCCCGGTGTTCACCAACCTGCTGCTGGCCGATGAGATCAACCGGACGCCACCGAAAACGCAGGCGGCACTTCTGGAGGCCATGGAGGAGCGTCAGGTCAGCGTCGACGGCACGCCGCGGCCACTGCCCGACCCGTTCATCGTGGCGGCCACCCAGAACCCGATCGAGTACGAGGGCACCTATCAGCTGCCCGAGGCCCAGCTGGACCGCTTCCTGCTGAAGCTCACGGTGCCGCTGCCGCCGCGGGATCAGGAGATCGCGATTCTGAGCCGGCACGCCCAGGGCTTCGATCCGGGGGACCTGTCTGCCGTGCGGCCGGTAGCCGGGGCGGCCGAGCTCGCGGCCGGGCGCGACGCGGTCCGGCGGGTTCTGGCCGGTGACGAGGTGCTGGGCTACATCGTCGACATCGTCGGGGCCACCAGGCATTCCCCGTCGCTGCAGCTCGGCGTGTCACCGCGCGGCGCGACCGCACTGCTGGCCACGTCGCGGTCCTGGGCCTGGCTGTCCGGCCGCAACTACGTGACTCCTGACGACGTCAAGGCGATGGCCCGGTCCACGCTGCGCCACCGGGTGGCGCTGCGTCCCGAGGCCGAACTCGAAGGTGCCACCCCCGACGGAGTGCTGGACGGCATCCTGGCCGCCGTCCCGGTTCCGCGCTGA